From Xylanibacter oryzae DSM 17970, a single genomic window includes:
- a CDS encoding hybrid sensor histidine kinase/response regulator transcription factor, with translation MRRYHTQLLLILLLAITMQSAATGSDYSNMIVEHYGEDRGLPNNIVNCSLKSRDGFLWFGTWYGLSRFDGTKFYTYNKAIFRNSNQPPRKIESMVEDANGNIWIKTLDWKLYIFYKGTEIFRSVYDEIKPYSHNIQVIKIQRTADGSVMLLTKDKELLLGYTDKVGSIKIHRLIKPNGSVNPFSLQLQKNIISETRNYISWEGMDYTIKTIRKASAAILLNSLKAENFTCAYQRGKYELYAGCEDGKVYLIDALHGKVKQLFSAKKEITNIVAVSPTDIYITVAGKSSYRNGRLINLSLSTNISASYVDRYGKLWFCDDDRAAVCYDPIHDSSTRYPFTLFGKICEPQIQDAGSHGLFFLSPAGEAFYFDRIDRSMHSIAQMPQIVDDAPNQRFFNLYMDKEGLLWLSSTNCGVYKFNFPLQQFHMIKLPSNPLESDKNKGVRSIYQMKNGDIWVGTRSKDLYVFDINGHLKKTYSYSKYHIGSVYYIMMDRKNNLWLSTKGDGLVKAVTDKSLPDGFRFIHYKHDAKDVKSISGNNVYMTYMDDYSRIWVCTLDGGLNLISENGDNIEFKNKYNGFFHYPQYGQYMEARNMVEDRSGRIWVGTIDGLMSFESKFTNVHNIRFETYHRKNLSSFANNDVYALYKDNASNIWMCAFGGGINRLDSYDRDNHIPSFSSLGAKEGMQSNVVVSMVSDSHNRLWFGSDKGLSCYNPKTDRVRNFDKYDGFPDVTMEETASLYNRNGTIWMGCKQGILVFNPYSLKTSGLTYKTYIVDCEVNNRNIRSYTDNPIIDKDIAYTDKIVLSHNQNMFTIEFAALNFNNQNRISYRYRLKGYDRDWHYNGNNRIASYTNVPSGEYTFEVETMDGANPELKSGCSLQVVILSPWWASWWAYIIYSILSLGLIYGSIRLSLYMIKMRNDVYIGHRLAELKIRFFTNISHELRTPLTLIQGSIQELKEREKLSDKGKSYVSLMEKNSTQMIQLVNQILDFRKIQNGKMRLHVSSVSMHGMMEAFMEEFRVLADEHNIKFTLEMPDGDIMVWADEERLEIVVRNILANAFKFTPQDGIITLTVESEREGLCRITIENSGSHIPENKLFEIFERFSQADNNENAKYQGTGIGLAVSKEIMHLHHGHIYAENSSDSSVRFVVEVPVEKEKFTGEEVDFYISGNEMSKAADDTLERGPELLEQTSNNEKELPAILLVDDNHDLCDMLKLQLEGEYKVHVAYDGKEGLLKVNKYHPDIVITDQMMPNMDGLELLHCIRTDFQISHIPVIILTAKGDDESKTKAISMGANAYITKPFSKDYLLASITQLLKERRAFRDTMLANGNVASDEYSKYLEQKDVKFIKEIHQVIEDNIDNSDFNIDLISSTIGLSRSAFFKKVKSLTGYAPVDLIKEYRINKSLELMRTTDFSITEIAFKSGFKDSGYFGKCFRKRFGKSPREYISEIRK, from the coding sequence ATGAGAAGATACCATACGCAACTACTGCTAATACTATTATTGGCAATAACTATGCAGTCTGCTGCAACCGGTTCCGACTATTCAAATATGATAGTGGAGCATTACGGCGAAGACAGAGGTCTGCCTAACAATATCGTAAACTGTTCTTTGAAGAGCCGTGATGGATTTCTGTGGTTTGGTACATGGTATGGTTTAAGTCGTTTTGATGGAACTAAATTTTATACATATAATAAAGCAATATTCCGTAATTCAAATCAGCCGCCACGTAAGATAGAGAGCATGGTGGAAGATGCAAACGGTAATATATGGATAAAGACACTTGACTGGAAATTATACATATTCTATAAAGGAACTGAAATATTTCGTTCTGTATATGATGAGATAAAACCGTACTCACATAACATACAGGTAATAAAGATACAGCGCACGGCTGATGGGAGTGTGATGCTTCTTACGAAAGATAAGGAATTGTTACTTGGATATACGGATAAAGTAGGCAGTATTAAAATACATCGACTAATAAAACCGAATGGTTCTGTTAATCCATTCAGTCTTCAACTTCAAAAAAACATTATATCAGAAACTCGCAACTATATTAGTTGGGAGGGGATGGATTATACAATAAAAACCATAAGAAAAGCATCTGCGGCAATACTGCTTAATTCGTTAAAAGCAGAGAACTTTACTTGTGCATATCAACGTGGGAAATATGAACTATATGCCGGTTGCGAAGACGGTAAAGTCTATCTTATAGATGCATTGCATGGTAAAGTAAAACAATTATTCTCTGCCAAAAAAGAAATAACGAATATTGTAGCTGTATCTCCAACTGACATATATATAACAGTGGCAGGTAAGAGCTCTTATCGTAATGGGAGACTTATAAATCTTTCGTTAAGTACCAATATATCAGCTTCATATGTAGATAGATATGGTAAGTTGTGGTTCTGCGATGACGATAGGGCGGCTGTATGTTACGACCCTATACATGACTCTTCTACAAGATATCCTTTTACTCTGTTTGGTAAGATATGCGAACCTCAAATACAAGATGCAGGTAGTCATGGACTATTTTTTCTTTCGCCTGCAGGTGAGGCTTTCTATTTTGATCGTATAGATAGGAGTATGCATTCGATAGCACAGATGCCACAAATAGTTGATGATGCACCAAATCAAAGATTCTTTAACCTCTATATGGATAAAGAAGGATTGCTCTGGCTATCTTCTACCAACTGTGGCGTGTATAAATTTAATTTTCCTCTGCAACAGTTTCATATGATAAAGTTGCCGTCTAATCCTTTGGAGTCAGATAAAAATAAAGGTGTACGCTCAATTTATCAGATGAAGAATGGTGATATCTGGGTAGGTACAAGAAGTAAGGACCTTTACGTGTTTGACATAAATGGACATCTAAAGAAGACGTACTCTTACAGTAAATACCATATAGGTAGTGTATACTATATAATGATGGATAGAAAAAACAATCTATGGCTATCAACAAAAGGTGATGGTCTGGTTAAGGCTGTTACTGATAAATCATTGCCGGATGGTTTCAGATTTATCCATTATAAGCACGATGCAAAAGATGTGAAGTCGATAAGCGGTAATAATGTGTACATGACATATATGGATGATTACAGTCGTATCTGGGTATGCACATTAGATGGTGGCCTTAACCTTATATCAGAAAATGGAGATAATATTGAATTTAAAAATAAATACAATGGATTCTTTCATTATCCACAGTATGGTCAATACATGGAAGCCCGAAATATGGTGGAAGACCGTAGTGGACGTATCTGGGTAGGAACGATAGACGGACTGATGAGCTTTGAAAGCAAATTTACGAATGTGCATAATATAAGGTTTGAGACTTACCACAGGAAGAACCTTTCTTCTTTTGCTAACAATGATGTCTATGCTTTGTATAAGGATAATGCCTCAAATATATGGATGTGCGCATTTGGTGGCGGAATAAATAGATTAGACAGTTATGATAGAGACAACCACATACCTTCGTTCTCTTCATTGGGCGCAAAAGAGGGAATGCAGAGTAATGTTGTTGTCTCAATGGTATCTGATAGTCATAATCGTTTATGGTTCGGTTCTGATAAAGGATTATCGTGCTATAATCCTAAGACAGACAGGGTGCGCAACTTCGACAAGTATGATGGATTCCCTGATGTGACAATGGAAGAAACAGCGTCTCTTTATAATAGGAATGGAACCATATGGATGGGGTGTAAACAAGGCATACTGGTCTTTAATCCATACAGTCTTAAAACATCCGGACTTACTTACAAGACATATATAGTGGATTGTGAAGTTAACAATAGAAATATACGCAGTTATACTGATAATCCGATAATAGACAAAGACATTGCCTATACAGATAAGATCGTATTGAGTCATAACCAGAATATGTTTACTATTGAGTTTGCCGCTCTTAATTTTAATAATCAGAACCGTATCTCATATAGGTATCGCTTGAAAGGTTATGATCGTGACTGGCACTATAATGGGAATAACCGTATAGCATCTTATACAAATGTACCTTCTGGTGAATATACATTTGAAGTAGAGACTATGGATGGGGCAAATCCTGAATTGAAATCTGGCTGCTCACTTCAAGTAGTAATACTTTCACCATGGTGGGCCAGTTGGTGGGCATATATCATTTATTCCATCCTATCATTAGGACTGATATATGGTTCTATACGTTTATCTCTATATATGATAAAGATGCGTAATGATGTCTATATTGGTCATCGCCTTGCAGAACTAAAAATACGATTTTTTACTAATATATCACATGAATTGCGTACACCTCTTACACTTATACAAGGATCAATTCAAGAACTGAAAGAAAGAGAAAAACTATCTGATAAAGGTAAATCGTATGTGTCATTGATGGAGAAAAATTCTACACAGATGATACAATTGGTAAATCAGATTCTCGACTTTCGGAAAATACAGAATGGTAAAATGCGTCTTCATGTCTCGTCGGTAAGTATGCACGGTATGATGGAAGCTTTTATGGAAGAATTCAGAGTGCTTGCAGACGAACATAATATAAAATTTACTCTGGAAATGCCTGATGGTGATATAATGGTTTGGGCAGATGAAGAGCGTTTGGAGATAGTTGTACGTAATATATTAGCAAATGCTTTCAAATTTACACCGCAGGATGGTATCATAACGCTTACTGTCGAATCGGAGCGTGAAGGACTTTGCCGGATAACAATAGAAAATAGCGGTAGCCATATCCCTGAAAATAAGTTATTTGAGATATTTGAACGTTTTTCTCAAGCTGATAATAATGAGAATGCAAAATATCAGGGCACAGGTATAGGACTGGCGGTATCAAAAGAAATAATGCACCTGCATCACGGTCATATATATGCTGAGAATTCATCAGATTCAAGTGTGCGTTTTGTAGTAGAAGTACCAGTAGAAAAAGAGAAGTTCACGGGTGAAGAAGTTGACTTCTATATATCAGGAAACGAAATGTCGAAGGCTGCAGACGATACTTTAGAAAGAGGCCCCGAACTATTAGAACAGACCAGTAACAATGAAAAAGAACTTCCGGCAATACTTCTGGTAGATGACAATCATGACTTGTGCGATATGTTAAAGTTGCAACTGGAAGGTGAATATAAAGTGCATGTAGCATATGACGGAAAAGAAGGTCTGCTAAAAGTGAATAAGTATCATCCAGATATAGTTATAACAGACCAGATGATGCCTAATATGGATGGACTGGAACTGTTACACTGCATACGTACAGATTTTCAGATATCACATATTCCTGTTATCATATTAACAGCTAAAGGTGATGATGAATCAAAAACGAAGGCAATAAGCATGGGCGCAAATGCCTATATCACCAAACCATTCAGTAAAGATTATCTTTTGGCAAGTATTACACAATTGCTCAAAGAGCGTCGCGCTTTCCGTGATACAATGCTAGCCAATGGTAATGTGGCAAGTGATGAATACAGTAAATATCTGGAACAAAAAGATGTAAAGTTTATTAAAGAGATACATCAGGTAATAGAAGATAATATAGACAATAGTGACTTCAATATAGATCTAATATCATCTACGATAGGACTGAGTCGCTCTGCTTTCTTTAAGAAAGTAAAGAGTCTGACAGGGTATGCCCCCGTAGACCTTATAAAAGAATATCGTATAAACAAATCATTAGAGCTTATGCGAACTACGGATTTCAGTATTACAGAGATTGCATTTAAGTCCGGATTCAAGGACAGTGGATACTTTGGAAAATGTTTTCGTAAGCGTTTTGGAAAGTCGCCAAGAGAATATATTAGCGAAATTAGAAAATAA
- a CDS encoding sugar phosphate isomerase/epimerase family protein: MGRLTLTTRFLYILLLLSLPLQMTYAKDGNQRYKIAACDWMMLKRQKIGEFQLAKQIGADGIEMDMGGLGKRDTFDNKLHQVYFQKQFRHTADSLGVEVPSVAMSGFFAQSFISKNNYKVLIEDCLNTMRIMGARVAFLPLGGCGNGWHKDGSERAELLHRLHEVGEMAKADNVVIGIRTALDAKEDVKLLDEINSDGIKIYYNFQDATDNKRDVCKELKILGKERICQIHSSNTDSVTLDKDNRIDLQKVKKTLDKIGWSGWLVIERSRDASRVKDVKYNYGTNVRFLKQIFKNGNK; the protein is encoded by the coding sequence ATGGGTAGACTCACTTTAACAACAAGATTTTTATACATTTTACTACTATTGTCTTTGCCATTACAAATGACATATGCAAAAGATGGCAATCAGCGATATAAGATAGCTGCTTGTGACTGGATGATGCTTAAAAGGCAAAAGATTGGCGAATTCCAACTCGCAAAGCAGATTGGCGCCGATGGTATTGAAATGGATATGGGAGGACTGGGAAAACGTGATACTTTTGATAATAAGTTACATCAGGTCTATTTTCAGAAACAGTTCAGACATACTGCAGATTCTCTAGGCGTGGAAGTGCCGTCTGTAGCAATGTCAGGCTTTTTCGCTCAGTCGTTTATTTCGAAAAATAATTATAAGGTTCTAATAGAAGATTGTTTAAACACTATGCGGATTATGGGTGCCAGAGTGGCATTCCTTCCGCTAGGTGGATGTGGAAATGGATGGCATAAAGATGGATCAGAACGTGCAGAATTGTTGCACCGTTTGCATGAAGTCGGTGAAATGGCAAAAGCTGATAATGTGGTTATAGGCATACGCACAGCACTTGATGCCAAAGAAGATGTCAAATTGCTAGATGAGATAAATTCGGATGGAATAAAAATATACTATAATTTCCAGGATGCTACAGATAACAAACGTGATGTGTGCAAAGAATTGAAAATATTAGGAAAAGAAAGAATATGTCAGATACATTCTAGCAACACAGACAGTGTTACATTGGATAAAGATAATAGAATAGACTTACAGAAAGTAAAGAAAACGTTGGATAAAATAGGATGGAGTGGATGGCTCGTGATTGAGCGTTCGCGTGATGCCTCAAGAGTGAAAGATGTAAAGTATAACTATGGAACAAACGTTAGATTCTTGAAACAAATATTTAAAAACGGGAATAAATAA
- a CDS encoding DUF4992 family lipoprotein: protein MKRNRFFTCGRIFVLAIMALSALFISSCAEDGFDDESFTSDVTDSTLVSPSADNIKVTPSTDGSTFTISWPVVYGAGGYAVSVLNVNDTNNPVAVDSVNNKTIDGCSVTVKREEDTNYKISVKTLGNNVYNNKDAKTSTEKSYSTFTATYMSIPDGANLNEFFASNPLPADSIGKTLNYDLVAGGTYTLSDAIDFGANTVTLRSTTKAENAHVNFTGIASGFNTSAGLVLKYINFDCNASQAGFIQMSAKPVTTPVVVSAFGANYNFYFINDPISVIGCKVDGLNSFFFWDNKVAVCSPTTLLVKNSLVHCTSSDAINLKNGAYIWTNKGGGFVKDLTINNSTFYNTGVVEPKYFIQYGGFGIAQIPTYWVNNSINFDHDTFYNICPNGQWGNYNGIAGKSTSFWNMTNSIFYNCSTSGVARRFLVGKSKQPTAKFDNNTYMKPDGTYDNPAGFDDSGTDIKENPGFKDAANGDFTISGSKQATLGTGDPRWLPTK, encoded by the coding sequence ATGAAAAGAAATCGTTTCTTTACGTGCGGTAGAATCTTTGTGCTAGCCATTATGGCCTTAAGTGCATTATTCATATCTTCATGTGCGGAAGATGGCTTTGATGACGAATCGTTTACTTCGGATGTAACAGATAGTACGCTGGTATCACCTAGCGCGGATAATATTAAGGTTACACCTAGTACAGATGGTTCAACATTTACCATTTCATGGCCTGTTGTTTATGGCGCTGGTGGATATGCTGTCAGTGTTTTAAATGTTAATGACACCAACAACCCTGTAGCTGTTGATAGTGTCAATAATAAAACTATTGATGGATGCTCTGTAACTGTTAAAAGGGAAGAGGATACGAATTATAAAATATCTGTAAAAACATTAGGAAATAATGTCTATAATAATAAAGACGCAAAGACTTCAACAGAAAAGTCTTATTCTACGTTTACAGCTACTTATATGTCTATCCCTGATGGTGCTAACCTGAATGAATTCTTCGCATCAAATCCCTTGCCGGCTGATTCAATAGGCAAGACTCTTAACTACGATCTAGTGGCAGGCGGAACATACACCTTATCTGATGCCATAGATTTCGGAGCAAATACGGTAACGTTGCGTAGTACAACAAAGGCGGAAAATGCGCATGTTAATTTTACAGGCATTGCCTCTGGCTTCAATACTTCGGCAGGGTTGGTCTTAAAGTATATCAACTTTGACTGTAATGCTTCTCAAGCAGGATTTATACAGATGAGTGCAAAACCTGTTACTACTCCGGTAGTAGTTTCTGCATTTGGAGCAAATTACAACTTCTACTTTATTAACGATCCAATAAGTGTAATAGGATGCAAAGTGGATGGTCTTAACTCTTTCTTCTTTTGGGATAATAAAGTGGCTGTTTGCAGTCCTACAACTCTGTTAGTGAAAAACAGTCTTGTACACTGTACCTCTTCTGATGCAATTAACCTTAAGAATGGGGCTTATATATGGACAAATAAGGGTGGTGGTTTTGTAAAAGATCTTACCATAAATAATTCTACATTCTATAATACAGGAGTTGTAGAACCTAAATACTTTATTCAGTATGGAGGTTTTGGAATTGCTCAGATACCAACCTATTGGGTTAATAACTCTATTAATTTTGACCATGACACCTTCTATAATATCTGTCCTAATGGTCAATGGGGTAACTATAATGGAATTGCAGGGAAATCTACTTCGTTCTGGAATATGACAAATAGTATATTCTATAATTGTAGTACATCTGGTGTAGCACGCAGATTCTTGGTAGGAAAATCCAAACAGCCTACAGCAAAATTTGATAATAACACATACATGAAACCAGACGGAACGTACGATAATCCTGCTGGGTTTGACGATTCCGGTACAGACATAAAGGAGAACCCCGGGTTCAAGGATGCTGCTAATGGTGACTTTACGATAAGCGGATCAAAACAGGCTACTCTTGGCACAGGTGATCCACGTTGGTTGCCAACGAAATAA
- a CDS encoding SusC/RagA family TonB-linked outer membrane protein, protein MKRKYIISIGLSLMLAMTSAPAMAQNQNIKGQVLDENGDPIIGATISVPGTKSKGTITDLNGNYTISVSKDAKVTITYVGYLSQTVKPGGKIQLKEDSQNLNEVVVVGYGSQKKAHLTGSVATVPVDEIQDLSNGGLASSLSGLVNGLSVSGGSARPGENAQIYIRDTNSLSDVGSTAQQPLFVIDGYIYPNDVKVGNASQNLGAEAFNNLDPSQVESISVLKDASAAVYGARAANGVILVTTKKGKMGFPQVSYSGTFGFTDEIARPKMLNSYNYGRLYNEIAAADPTNTTLNQKTALFQADELEAMKGLNYNLLDKYWTTGSTMKHSVNVSGGTENVNYFAGLSYFDQDGNLGKLDYNRWNYRAGVDVKISKWLSANLTVSGDYGKKNKPLVKVGGTNSEKDYNLLLTRPYYMPESVGDYPIVAYGVSNTQKNQNQQYAFDVLQNNGDFSKNMNSNLTINGSVGYDFGWSKILKGLKLNFAYSKSINDDKTNEYGSSFTLYSMTKRFGSGNHLYTPTAGESYDDYVYAGNFNALQLDNGNYLSRTMTRTDNYQMNFTASYARDFGAHHVSALFSIEKSETESEYEVGSGSDPYEFTTYQSNSIQGDKTTTFTRSESGALSYIGRVNYSYADKYLLEFLVRSDASTKFAPEHRWGTFPAASAGWIVSEEPWFKKSVKWMDFLKVRSSFGLTGRDNTAPWQWMQVYALDSNKGNVFGEGIGNASGTRITINKSNSAVNRDVHWDKDYKFNIGLDASFIDRRLSLTFDAYHEWNRQMLMNIAQTVPSTVGTPSAAVNLGEMDNWGYELSMTWRDKIGKDFKYHIGINTGYTDNKVLNMDWETDYLYRQITKGHRSDVGLWGMQCLGMFRSFQDIEEYFDKYHITSYMGMTKDKVRPGMLIYKDVRGARQADGTYAGPDGVVDKDNDQVCLSNRSNPYGFTMNFGAEWKGFSISGQFGASWGGYTLLPSQALSPNGSIEYCNMPSFWNPDNMYVYKDIYDGSGNLVASANHTAFYPNLAYASVNSVASSFWRISSAQVVLDRLTIAYTIPARLVKAIGIQNARINVTGQNLINFYNPYPDNFTSPMAGTYGSYPNLRKFTVGVNLTF, encoded by the coding sequence ATGAAAAGAAAATACATTATAAGCATAGGACTTAGTCTGATGTTGGCAATGACTTCAGCACCGGCTATGGCGCAAAATCAGAATATTAAGGGACAGGTATTAGACGAGAACGGAGATCCTATAATAGGTGCCACTATATCTGTGCCAGGAACGAAATCAAAGGGTACTATCACTGACCTTAATGGTAATTATACAATATCAGTTTCTAAAGATGCCAAGGTTACGATTACTTATGTGGGATATCTTTCACAGACAGTAAAGCCTGGTGGCAAGATACAACTAAAGGAAGATTCTCAGAATCTTAATGAAGTCGTTGTAGTTGGTTACGGCTCGCAGAAGAAGGCTCATCTTACTGGTTCGGTAGCTACTGTACCGGTAGACGAGATACAAGACCTCTCTAATGGCGGTTTGGCTTCATCACTTAGCGGACTTGTAAATGGTCTTAGCGTAAGTGGCGGTAGTGCTCGTCCTGGTGAGAATGCTCAGATATATATACGTGACACAAACTCATTGTCAGATGTCGGCAGTACAGCTCAGCAACCTCTGTTCGTAATAGACGGATATATATATCCTAACGATGTGAAAGTAGGTAATGCTTCTCAAAACTTGGGTGCAGAGGCCTTCAATAACCTAGACCCTTCACAGGTAGAAAGCATCAGCGTATTAAAGGATGCCTCTGCTGCTGTGTATGGTGCACGAGCTGCCAACGGTGTAATCTTGGTTACAACCAAAAAGGGAAAGATGGGATTTCCACAGGTTTCTTATAGTGGCACATTCGGCTTTACTGACGAGATAGCACGCCCTAAGATGCTGAATTCATATAACTACGGACGCCTTTATAATGAGATAGCTGCTGCAGACCCTACTAATACTACACTGAATCAGAAGACAGCCTTATTCCAGGCCGACGAACTAGAGGCAATGAAGGGGCTTAACTACAACTTGCTTGATAAGTACTGGACAACCGGTTCGACAATGAAGCACAGTGTAAATGTAAGCGGTGGAACAGAAAACGTAAATTATTTCGCAGGTTTATCATACTTCGATCAAGATGGTAATCTTGGAAAACTAGATTATAATCGTTGGAACTATCGTGCCGGTGTAGATGTCAAGATCAGTAAATGGCTGTCTGCCAACCTTACTGTATCAGGCGATTATGGTAAGAAAAATAAACCATTGGTAAAAGTAGGTGGAACAAATAGTGAGAAAGACTATAACCTGTTGCTTACACGTCCTTACTATATGCCTGAGAGTGTAGGAGACTACCCAATAGTAGCTTACGGAGTAAGCAATACACAGAAAAATCAAAATCAGCAATACGCATTTGATGTATTACAGAATAATGGAGATTTCAGCAAAAACATGAATTCTAATCTAACAATCAATGGTAGTGTTGGTTATGATTTCGGTTGGAGCAAGATTCTTAAGGGACTGAAGTTGAACTTTGCATATTCTAAAAGCATTAACGATGATAAGACCAATGAATATGGTTCTTCTTTCACTCTGTATAGTATGACCAAACGTTTTGGTAGTGGAAACCATCTATATACTCCCACAGCGGGAGAGTCTTACGACGATTATGTATATGCCGGTAATTTTAACGCATTACAGTTGGATAATGGCAATTACTTGTCTAGAACAATGACCCGTACCGACAATTATCAGATGAACTTCACTGCATCATATGCTCGCGATTTCGGTGCACATCATGTATCAGCACTTTTCTCTATAGAGAAGTCGGAAACAGAAAGTGAATATGAGGTAGGAAGTGGCTCAGATCCATATGAGTTTACTACATATCAGTCTAACTCTATACAAGGAGACAAAACCACAACATTTACACGTAGCGAATCTGGTGCATTGTCTTATATCGGACGTGTAAACTATTCGTATGCCGACAAGTATCTATTAGAATTCCTTGTTCGTTCGGATGCATCAACAAAGTTTGCTCCTGAGCACAGATGGGGAACATTCCCTGCTGCAAGTGCCGGATGGATAGTATCAGAAGAGCCATGGTTTAAGAAGTCTGTAAAATGGATGGATTTTTTGAAGGTTCGTTCTTCTTTTGGTCTTACTGGGCGTGACAATACAGCTCCATGGCAGTGGATGCAGGTTTATGCGCTCGATTCAAATAAAGGAAATGTTTTTGGAGAGGGTATAGGCAATGCTTCGGGAACTCGTATCACAATAAACAAGTCAAACTCAGCCGTAAACCGCGATGTACATTGGGATAAAGACTATAAGTTTAATATCGGACTTGATGCTTCTTTCATAGACAGACGTTTGTCTTTAACATTTGACGCATATCACGAATGGAATCGCCAAATGCTTATGAACATAGCTCAGACCGTTCCTTCTACTGTTGGTACACCATCTGCTGCCGTAAACTTGGGTGAGATGGACAACTGGGGATACGAACTCAGTATGACATGGCGTGACAAAATAGGAAAAGACTTTAAATATCATATAGGTATCAATACCGGTTATACTGATAACAAAGTACTGAATATGGACTGGGAAACAGACTATCTGTATCGTCAGATTACAAAAGGTCATCGTTCTGATGTAGGTTTGTGGGGCATGCAATGTCTCGGAATGTTCAGAAGCTTCCAGGATATAGAAGAATACTTTGACAAGTATCATATCACATCTTATATGGGTATGACAAAAGATAAAGTTCGTCCTGGTATGTTGATATACAAAGATGTACGCGGAGCCAGACAGGCAGACGGAACATATGCCGGACCAGACGGAGTAGTAGATAAAGATAATGATCAGGTATGTCTCTCTAATCGTTCTAATCCTTATGGCTTTACAATGAACTTTGGTGCAGAATGGAAAGGATTCTCTATATCAGGGCAGTTTGGCGCAAGCTGGGGTGGATATACACTGTTGCCATCACAGGCGCTAAGTCCTAATGGAAGCATAGAATATTGCAATATGCCTTCATTCTGGAATCCAGATAATATGTATGTATATAAAGATATCTATGATGGATCAGGCAATTTGGTGGCATCTGCCAATCATACAGCCTTCTATCCTAATCTTGCATATGCAAGCGTTAACTCTGTAGCATCAAGCTTCTGGCGAATTAGCTCTGCACAGGTAGTTCTAGACCGTCTTACAATAGCATATACTATACCTGCAAGATTGGTAAAGGCCATTGGTATACAGAATGCCCGTATTAATGTTACCGGTCAGAACCTGATAAACTTCTATAATCCTTATCCAGACAATTTTACAAGTCCGATGGCAGGAACTTACGGAAGCTATCCTAATCTTAGAAAGTTCACAGTAGGTGTGAATCTTACTTTTTAA